One window of Catonella massiliensis genomic DNA carries:
- a CDS encoding helix-turn-helix transcriptional regulator — protein sequence MDYSIDKTKQEQRILEIYQDLLDNKEVDIDVKSEKFGVDKKTIKRDLTAVEEFLDTRHQLEIQKSKPNMYKLSRENAGRLTQTEVLAVCNILLNSRAFSKKEMKRLLDKIIEHNLDKEESKYVTALTGNEMHHYAELSTSKQIAPEDFLENMKNIAEAVVSQKKIEIEYKRNEDINSIKRKLCPLAIMFSEMYFYMAAKIEDKEIEEKLRRNYCSSPAIYRLDRISSVKILDEHFNISDKDRFEAGHFKNKSKFMYGGNIRHITFDYTGINKGMILDQIPNATEMYTKGNTTRFRAAIIGDGPEMWLRLLKDAVKIIPPASKEA from the coding sequence TTGGACTACAGTATAGATAAAACAAAACAGGAGCAGCGTATCCTTGAGATATATCAGGATTTGCTTGACAATAAAGAAGTGGATATAGATGTTAAGTCTGAAAAATTTGGAGTAGATAAAAAAACCATAAAGAGGGATTTGACTGCAGTAGAAGAATTCTTAGATACAAGGCATCAATTAGAGATACAAAAAAGTAAGCCAAACATGTATAAGCTTAGCCGTGAAAATGCGGGAAGGCTTACACAGACAGAGGTGCTGGCTGTATGTAATATCCTGCTTAACAGTAGGGCATTTTCTAAAAAAGAAATGAAAAGGCTGTTGGATAAGATCATAGAACATAATTTGGATAAGGAAGAAAGTAAGTATGTAACTGCCCTTACAGGCAATGAGATGCATCATTACGCTGAGCTTAGTACCTCCAAGCAAATTGCACCAGAGGACTTCCTTGAGAATATGAAAAATATAGCTGAGGCCGTTGTAAGTCAGAAAAAGATTGAAATCGAGTATAAGAGAAATGAGGATATTAATAGCATTAAAAGAAAGCTATGTCCTTTGGCTATTATGTTCTCGGAGATGTATTTTTATATGGCAGCTAAGATTGAGGACAAGGAAATTGAGGAAAAACTTAGACGGAACTATTGTTCATCTCCTGCTATATACAGACTTGACAGGATTAGCAGCGTGAAAATACTTGATGAACATTTCAACATATCGGATAAGGATAGGTTTGAAGCCGGACATTTTAAGAATAAATCTAAATTTATGTATGGTGGAAACATTAGACATATAACATTTGACTATACGGGGATAAATAAAGGTATGATATTAGACCAGATACCTAATGCGACAGAAATGTATACAAAAGGCAATACTACACGCTTTAGAGCAGCGATAATAGGGGATGGACCGGAGATGTGGTTAAGGCTTCTTAAAGATGCTGTAAAAATCATACCTCCAGCGAGCAAAGAAGCTTAA
- a CDS encoding WG repeat-containing protein, producing MKSKKSKGLLTMLLATAMTIGSIQGVVYTAKAEETTIKWDKATKEKYKWLVDWGNILTGTIGNGLLKISDKKGNKFGLAKEDGTVIYEPQFERISERGGPEDLWYYDGNIILDYKDKDGGYFSGLMSSDGEELVPVEYEEITPASDGMMRVAKNGKYGYLNEKFKLVIPCKYDEAEWFRNGISVVKKGKKYGAVDKNGKTVIPFKYDEMLNNELYNDNQGKYIIACKNDKYGLLDSKGKVVLPLKYNGIKNAGKDKSGLAYYKVWKNNKVGFVNENLKEITKVKYDNAGNFYGNLAIVEKKEKLGAINNLGKEVVPVKYQGEIESYYGLSVWNNGEYLALMKKGYFGLLDKTGKEITPFKYLSIEFINKDTIIAEKSGSKVGVINNKNKVVVPFIYQEIKQYFGTSIGRNDGRFDNVLKVSKDGKKYGYIDFKGNIVIPIKYSEDNADAVLEKKFGK from the coding sequence ATGAAATCTAAAAAATCAAAAGGACTACTAACAATGCTTCTTGCGACAGCTATGACTATCGGAAGCATTCAGGGGGTAGTATATACTGCAAAGGCTGAGGAGACAACCATTAAGTGGGATAAGGCTACCAAAGAAAAATACAAATGGTTGGTTGATTGGGGCAATATACTTACAGGTACTATTGGAAATGGACTGCTTAAAATAAGTGATAAAAAGGGTAATAAATTTGGTCTGGCAAAAGAAGATGGGACAGTGATTTATGAGCCTCAATTTGAAAGAATTTCTGAAAGAGGAGGTCCGGAAGATTTATGGTATTATGATGGGAATATTATTTTGGATTATAAAGATAAAGATGGCGGATATTTTTCCGGACTGATGTCATCAGATGGTGAAGAACTGGTGCCCGTAGAATATGAAGAAATTACACCTGCCTCAGATGGCATGATGAGGGTAGCTAAAAACGGGAAATATGGATACCTGAATGAAAAGTTTAAGTTGGTGATTCCTTGTAAATATGATGAAGCAGAATGGTTTAGAAATGGAATATCTGTTGTTAAAAAAGGTAAGAAATATGGTGCTGTAGATAAAAACGGGAAAACTGTAATTCCATTCAAGTATGATGAAATGTTGAATAATGAGCTATATAATGATAATCAGGGGAAATACATTATTGCGTGTAAAAATGATAAATATGGGCTTTTAGATAGCAAGGGAAAAGTAGTTCTTCCATTAAAATATAATGGGATAAAGAATGCAGGTAAGGATAAGAGCGGACTTGCTTACTATAAAGTATGGAAAAATAATAAGGTAGGATTTGTCAATGAAAATCTTAAGGAGATTACAAAAGTAAAATATGATAACGCAGGAAACTTTTATGGAAATCTTGCAATTGTAGAAAAGAAAGAAAAATTAGGTGCTATAAACAATTTGGGCAAAGAGGTAGTGCCTGTTAAGTATCAGGGTGAAATAGAATCATACTACGGACTCAGCGTATGGAATAACGGAGAATATCTTGCGTTGATGAAAAAAGGATACTTTGGGCTTTTAGATAAAACAGGAAAAGAAATAACTCCTTTTAAATACTTGAGCATCGAATTTATTAATAAAGATACTATTATTGCAGAAAAATCCGGATCAAAGGTAGGAGTTATAAATAATAAGAATAAAGTTGTGGTTCCATTTATTTATCAAGAAATAAAACAATATTTTGGAACATCAATTGGCAGAAATGATGGTAGGTTTGACAATGTGCTAAAAGTATCTAAGGATGGCAAAAAGTATGGATATATAGACTTTAAAGGCAATATAGTCATTCCAATTAAATACAGTGAAGATAATGCTGATGCAGTATTAGAAAAGAAGTTTGGCAAATAA
- a CDS encoding UvrD-helicase domain-containing protein, producing MNRYEGIADGKQREYITSHLNGSMFVEAGAGAGKTTLIIERIVAQLVAGVKPEEIAAITFTNAAAEELRGRIVAEVKKRSVSNKKLTSVLHNIENMQISTIHSFCATLLKERCFEAGLPIGAKVLEEDDDEIRKGKIFDLWLTTLNEDELKEMYWVSDTSNKQAKRVIFDNFSKLVDVSEYYNIYGTSEGEVSELKKGFVKEYEDIIEEEIKSCRELFDNFFAVRDGWFKEAQTILGVDDPIKRITKGANVGKNEKWDILDIAENIYTSIKNDEFVKKIPEVIELIKKGNPTKDKVYFQTGDEKDNINNLHNRIKEEYTGLKGKKGNKKDDRTGIVGLVVFTDRETYDKKKEKALTILKYSLLARKFYFENLPVKELNNNQLLEKAYELLKDEEVRKYFYNKFKCVYVDEFQDTDPLQESIVWNLTTLGNAENLKEGKLFVVGDPKQAIYRFRGADPAIYFKVKDRFEQSPYAGVFRLSINYRSNNKLIDYVNDFFADKGILWEEKETENSSSNPGGYEEMEAAEGRDISDNLEEKELAGAYMYLVEDMNTKEADIEGEISDIENEEADTEDENADKDSEKDDGAADKIPELVETLVEGKYKIRDGNKGFREICYSDFLVLFDKHRGMGKYVEEFSKRGIKTQVLGEINLEEVEIVNHFLRLYKAIAHSHNKEYRTGAVELLKLKLYEGKAAPESGLKLTGFEEDIYEAAANNIIDELVEAVKGLSAYGKAAYLAEKFDLFFVGKEQPYTYIISSQTKLQQLVENMFAEDKGNTVAFIRKTEQYISDLLDRELVLENTGTDVVRLMNYHKAKGLQGKIVILPPKSAKKENDETDYRKDDNYYPLITWGHDGWRGIKGSTCSFMGPEKIKKEAKSADRSEKIRLDYVAKTRAEEVLIFIGDENTEEDVERLEIPIINEKKAEQFAEYERNVVFSTEGKDGIAYHKFNPSGFENTSKTRAEAYIKAKESGIEKFTRDEIRPSGNVIGTVLHRALELLIERLGLSTDDENLAVICAKQAVREFKKDITEGIIGEAEKLKELNRYREFLPKAVRAMESYIKEKYGKDISDKNVKIFTELPFSYYEADKSDELKEIEKIRLKEDETAVNGAAWINGTADLIFVYGDRAIVFDYKSDLADYITEKEDFEKTLEERYTGQLALYRYSVNKLYAIDKDRIELKLLYFKDYGDGLKVCEKKILENELP from the coding sequence ATGAATAGGTATGAAGGAATTGCTGATGGTAAGCAAAGAGAATATATAACAAGTCATTTGAATGGGAGCATGTTTGTGGAAGCAGGAGCAGGTGCAGGCAAGACCACCCTTATCATTGAAAGAATAGTGGCTCAGCTTGTGGCGGGGGTAAAGCCCGAAGAAATAGCTGCTATAACCTTTACCAATGCTGCCGCAGAGGAACTAAGAGGAAGGATAGTTGCAGAGGTAAAAAAAAGGTCTGTAAGCAACAAGAAGCTTACGTCTGTCTTACATAACATAGAAAATATGCAGATATCCACTATCCATAGCTTCTGTGCTACTCTTTTAAAAGAGAGATGCTTTGAAGCAGGACTTCCTATAGGAGCAAAGGTGTTAGAAGAAGATGATGACGAAATAAGAAAAGGTAAGATATTTGATTTGTGGCTAACTACATTGAATGAAGATGAACTTAAAGAAATGTACTGGGTGAGCGACACATCAAATAAACAGGCAAAGAGGGTAATTTTTGATAATTTCTCGAAGTTGGTTGATGTAAGTGAGTATTACAATATATATGGAACTTCAGAGGGAGAAGTTAGTGAACTAAAAAAAGGTTTTGTGAAAGAGTACGAAGATATTATAGAGGAGGAGATAAAGTCTTGTAGAGAATTATTCGATAATTTTTTTGCAGTCCGTGATGGCTGGTTCAAAGAGGCTCAAACTATTCTGGGGGTTGATGACCCTATTAAACGTATTACAAAGGGTGCAAATGTAGGCAAAAATGAAAAATGGGATATTCTTGATATAGCAGAGAATATCTACACATCTATTAAGAATGATGAATTTGTTAAAAAAATACCTGAAGTAATAGAGCTTATAAAAAAGGGTAATCCTACAAAGGATAAGGTTTATTTTCAAACCGGAGATGAAAAAGATAATATTAATAATTTGCATAATAGGATTAAAGAAGAATACACTGGGCTTAAAGGTAAAAAAGGTAATAAAAAAGACGATAGAACAGGTATAGTCGGATTAGTTGTTTTTACTGATAGGGAAACTTATGATAAGAAAAAAGAAAAAGCACTAACTATATTAAAATACAGCTTGCTTGCAAGAAAATTTTACTTTGAAAATCTGCCTGTTAAAGAGTTAAACAATAACCAGCTGCTTGAGAAAGCCTATGAACTACTTAAAGATGAAGAAGTAAGAAAATATTTTTATAATAAATTCAAATGCGTATACGTAGATGAATTCCAGGATACAGACCCTTTGCAGGAATCAATAGTATGGAATCTTACTACCTTGGGAAATGCAGAAAACCTTAAGGAAGGCAAGCTCTTTGTGGTAGGAGATCCTAAGCAGGCTATATACAGGTTTAGAGGGGCAGACCCTGCCATATATTTTAAGGTAAAAGACAGATTTGAGCAGTCTCCTTATGCAGGGGTATTCCGTCTTAGTATAAATTATCGTTCAAATAACAAGCTGATTGACTATGTAAATGATTTCTTTGCTGATAAAGGTATACTATGGGAGGAAAAGGAAACAGAGAATTCGTCGTCAAATCCAGGTGGCTATGAGGAGATGGAGGCAGCAGAGGGAAGAGATATATCTGATAACCTAGAAGAAAAAGAGCTTGCAGGAGCATATATGTATCTGGTTGAGGATATGAATACGAAGGAGGCTGATATAGAGGGTGAAATTTCTGATATAGAGAATGAAGAGGCAGATACAGAGGATGAAAATGCTGATAAGGACAGCGAGAAAGATGATGGAGCTGCCGATAAGATACCTGAACTTGTAGAGACCTTAGTAGAAGGGAAATACAAGATTAGAGACGGAAATAAGGGCTTTAGAGAAATCTGTTATAGTGACTTTTTGGTTTTATTTGATAAACACAGGGGCATGGGTAAGTATGTAGAAGAATTTTCAAAAAGGGGCATCAAGACTCAGGTCCTAGGTGAGATAAATCTAGAGGAAGTAGAGATAGTAAACCACTTTCTTAGACTTTATAAGGCTATAGCTCATAGCCATAATAAGGAATACAGGACAGGTGCAGTAGAACTCCTTAAGCTTAAGTTATACGAGGGTAAGGCAGCACCCGAAAGTGGATTAAAACTTACAGGATTTGAGGAAGATATATATGAGGCAGCAGCCAATAATATCATAGATGAGCTTGTAGAGGCCGTGAAAGGGCTATCTGCCTATGGAAAAGCAGCCTACCTGGCTGAGAAGTTTGATCTGTTTTTTGTAGGAAAAGAACAGCCTTATACCTATATAATCTCGAGTCAGACTAAGCTTCAGCAGCTGGTTGAAAATATGTTTGCAGAGGACAAGGGCAACACTGTTGCCTTTATAAGAAAAACTGAACAATACATTTCTGATCTCCTTGATAGAGAACTGGTTTTGGAAAATACCGGGACTGATGTGGTAAGGCTGATGAATTATCATAAAGCTAAAGGACTGCAGGGAAAGATAGTGATACTGCCACCAAAATCAGCAAAGAAGGAAAATGATGAGACGGATTATAGAAAAGATGACAACTACTATCCTCTTATAACCTGGGGACACGATGGGTGGCGAGGTATAAAGGGCAGTACCTGTTCCTTTATGGGGCCTGAGAAAATTAAGAAAGAGGCCAAGAGTGCAGATAGAAGCGAAAAAATAAGGCTTGACTATGTCGCAAAGACAAGAGCTGAGGAAGTTCTTATTTTCATTGGTGACGAAAATACAGAAGAGGATGTAGAAAGGCTGGAAATTCCGATAATAAATGAGAAAAAGGCTGAGCAGTTTGCTGAATATGAAAGAAATGTTGTATTTAGTACAGAGGGTAAGGATGGTATAGCTTATCATAAGTTCAATCCTTCAGGTTTTGAGAATACTTCAAAGACAAGGGCAGAGGCATATATAAAAGCAAAGGAATCCGGTATTGAAAAATTTACCAGAGATGAGATAAGACCTAGTGGAAATGTGATAGGAACTGTTCTGCACAGGGCCTTAGAGCTTTTGATTGAAAGGCTCGGATTATCTACTGATGATGAAAACCTGGCTGTAATCTGTGCTAAACAGGCTGTAAGAGAGTTTAAGAAGGATATCACAGAGGGAATTATAGGAGAAGCAGAAAAGTTAAAGGAGCTAAATAGGTACAGAGAGTTTCTACCTAAGGCTGTCAGGGCTATGGAGAGCTATATCAAAGAAAAATATGGTAAAGACATTTCGGATAAGAATGTAAAGATATTTACAGAACTTCCTTTCTCGTATTATGAGGCGGATAAGTCAGATGAACTTAAAGAAATTGAGAAAATACGACTTAAAGAAGATGAGACAGCAGTAAATGGAGCAGCCTGGATAAATGGTACAGCAGATTTAATTTTTGTATATGGTGATAGAGCAATAGTTTTTGATTACAAATCTGACCTTGCGGACTATATAACCGAAAAGGAAGATTTTGAAAAGACCTTAGAGGAAAGATATACAGGACAGCTTGCCCTTTATAGGTACTCGGTAAACAAACTGTATGCAATAGATAAGGACAGGATAGAACTTAAACTCCTCTACTTTAAGGACTATGGAGATGGACTTAAGGTGTGTGAGAAGAAGATTCTGGAAAATGAATTACCTTAA
- a CDS encoding DUF7724 family protein: MQFDYALLSNEGEFTIFRYGDSVIRFKAPYSLEKYTAIKEWDKGYLVVMAKYKHNKESEEEYIDLIPILEKLYITPEEFLRPIKGVKIENA, translated from the coding sequence ATGCAATTCGATTATGCACTTCTAAGTAATGAGGGAGAATTTACAATATTTCGTTATGGAGATAGTGTAATAAGATTTAAAGCACCGTATTCGTTAGAAAAATACACTGCGATAAAGGAATGGGATAAAGGCTATCTTGTTGTTATGGCTAAGTATAAACATAATAAAGAAAGTGAAGAGGAATACATTGACCTGATTCCAATACTGGAGAAGTTGTACATTACGCCAGAGGAGTTTTTAAGACCAATTAAGGGGGTGAAGATAGAAAATGCTTGA
- a CDS encoding PD-(D/E)XK nuclease family protein, which yields MGKDVVKLTGFIENNKGRLKYLISDRVSIPNSIIRKLNKEEDIITENIRTVTIENIAKNIVMGYYAYAGKDYDKEGIFTAEEVYLIHDILLSSKEDKIYGFLPKTSISLETSREILRVINILREGKKKEGVTTKIDPLISDLEKKLEDRKLLDKIGILNEAVKIIEESSEVDIRRYLAISGEIKLAITDYFAEKISYLEKRFLDALCGKLGINVDIVCMTDNNKSELHFVKAYGQYNEVEYCIEEIKNKGINFGEAGIYYTDEIYENFIKAACEKDNIGVTFKKANAGDNEIIRLLIDLIESIEADFSYEILGRLVNNQTATLKHIIKRDEKAKEEALENEVLNEEPIYDEKDEEQGNLEKENTEEYKYSLKRAYDTLLRRENIGWSKARYEDFFKRHESIGEFSTLNERENVKIQPFKEFLRDFIDIYDEENTAEKTYLNLLEFAKKYSYNNKNKNTYLKALRELTIPFGLLGQECKEDQLSIIKDALVNFKFGMPEEMDKVRAQRLTGRCVAERPYNFIVGLAASYVLQDTANSPVLSDDEIKKVLDIDVAYVPLAGNSNQVFKEELEYLLATCPKGETTLIYSYYDTLAFKELSPSLFYLTKLNEAAESESTYKPHKTGYRFNKCLENVEDELVKEIENKGEDYTFVTESLSATTLETLVKCPFKYYYQKVLNIAEPDNIYNGETWLNASEKGTFFHRIMELYCKAVFSDKYAGETIFSQEEFDKAYNKALKETEIKVPYISECAKNVEAEAIKQVAISYLEELHRFYEEELTSGRKWMVLGCELGFGKDEGSKFRVIYNYDDKVNFDWKGTIDRMDGYMDAEGIIHLKILDYKTGKMSKLKEGIIGKTKKESKKSLLPDKKLLPPDMKLQHFIYGMAGIEYVKQSQETLKEKFGNNEIKGIKLDKVFYDFPFEHNKNNVHDATNKLEEIGFDIELAIDKDLDITKCLPQKAKNLLVKSLSELNAGNIKEFMVNAETYYNSQAEEYSKVKDGCSYCGYTKICRRYVGKGVMDNE from the coding sequence ATGGGAAAAGATGTAGTCAAGCTAACTGGCTTTATAGAAAACAACAAGGGAAGGCTAAAGTATCTGATATCCGATAGGGTGTCTATACCAAATTCAATTATAAGAAAACTAAATAAAGAAGAAGATATAATTACAGAAAACATAAGAACTGTAACTATAGAGAATATTGCAAAAAATATAGTAATGGGATATTACGCTTATGCAGGTAAGGACTATGATAAAGAAGGCATCTTTACTGCTGAGGAAGTTTATCTGATTCATGACATCCTACTGTCTTCAAAAGAGGATAAAATCTATGGTTTTTTGCCTAAAACCAGTATTTCACTTGAGACTTCAAGAGAGATATTGAGGGTAATCAATATACTAAGAGAAGGTAAGAAAAAAGAGGGGGTAACTACAAAGATAGACCCACTCATTTCAGACTTAGAAAAGAAGCTTGAGGATAGGAAGTTACTCGATAAAATTGGAATATTAAACGAGGCTGTAAAAATAATCGAAGAAAGCAGTGAGGTGGATATCAGAAGGTATCTGGCTATTAGTGGCGAGATTAAACTTGCAATCACAGATTATTTTGCTGAAAAGATTTCTTACCTTGAAAAGAGGTTCTTAGATGCTCTATGTGGAAAACTTGGAATAAATGTGGATATTGTCTGTATGACAGATAACAACAAATCTGAGCTGCATTTTGTAAAGGCATACGGACAGTATAATGAGGTTGAATACTGCATAGAAGAGATAAAAAATAAGGGTATTAACTTTGGTGAAGCAGGCATCTACTATACAGACGAAATATACGAGAACTTCATCAAGGCTGCCTGCGAAAAAGACAACATAGGAGTAACCTTTAAGAAGGCAAATGCCGGAGATAATGAAATAATCAGGCTGTTAATTGACTTGATTGAAAGTATAGAGGCTGATTTCTCTTATGAGATACTAGGAAGGCTTGTAAACAACCAGACTGCAACTCTTAAACATATTATCAAAAGAGATGAAAAGGCAAAAGAAGAGGCATTAGAAAATGAAGTATTAAACGAAGAGCCTATTTATGATGAAAAGGATGAAGAACAGGGTAATTTAGAAAAAGAAAATACTGAAGAATATAAATATAGCCTTAAAAGGGCTTATGATACCTTGCTTAGGCGTGAAAATATTGGCTGGTCTAAGGCAAGGTATGAAGACTTCTTTAAAAGACACGAGAGCATAGGTGAGTTCAGCACTCTTAATGAAAGAGAAAATGTAAAGATTCAGCCTTTTAAAGAATTCTTAAGGGACTTTATAGATATTTATGACGAAGAAAATACTGCAGAGAAGACTTATTTAAACCTGCTTGAGTTTGCTAAAAAATATTCTTACAACAATAAAAATAAAAATACATATCTTAAAGCACTTAGGGAATTGACTATTCCGTTTGGGCTTCTCGGACAAGAGTGTAAAGAAGACCAGCTTAGCATAATAAAAGATGCCTTAGTGAACTTTAAGTTTGGAATGCCTGAAGAGATGGATAAGGTGAGGGCACAAAGGCTTACAGGAAGATGCGTGGCAGAACGCCCATATAACTTCATAGTGGGACTTGCTGCTTCTTATGTACTGCAGGATACGGCCAATTCCCCTGTACTAAGTGATGATGAGATAAAGAAAGTCTTGGACATTGACGTGGCCTATGTGCCGCTTGCAGGCAATTCTAACCAGGTATTTAAGGAAGAACTCGAGTACCTGTTAGCGACCTGTCCGAAAGGGGAGACGACCTTGATTTATAGCTATTACGATACATTAGCCTTCAAGGAACTTTCTCCAAGTCTTTTTTATTTAACAAAACTGAATGAAGCAGCAGAGAGTGAGTCAACTTATAAACCACATAAAACAGGTTACAGGTTTAATAAGTGTCTGGAAAATGTAGAAGATGAACTTGTAAAAGAGATAGAAAATAAAGGAGAAGATTATACATTTGTAACCGAGAGCCTTAGCGCCACAACCCTTGAGACCTTAGTAAAATGCCCTTTTAAGTACTATTACCAGAAGGTTCTTAATATAGCAGAGCCTGATAATATTTATAACGGTGAGACTTGGTTAAATGCCAGTGAAAAAGGAACATTTTTCCATAGGATAATGGAATTATACTGTAAGGCTGTGTTCTCAGATAAATATGCAGGAGAGACGATATTTTCACAAGAGGAGTTTGACAAGGCTTATAATAAGGCGTTAAAGGAGACAGAAATTAAGGTGCCGTATATTTCTGAATGTGCAAAAAATGTAGAGGCAGAAGCTATAAAACAGGTAGCAATATCATACTTAGAAGAGTTACATAGGTTTTATGAAGAAGAACTTACAAGTGGAAGAAAGTGGATGGTTCTAGGCTGCGAGCTTGGTTTTGGCAAAGATGAAGGCAGCAAATTTAGAGTTATATATAACTATGATGATAAAGTCAACTTTGACTGGAAAGGCACTATAGATAGGATGGATGGATATATGGATGCTGAAGGCATAATTCACCTTAAGATTCTTGACTACAAGACGGGGAAAATGTCGAAATTAAAGGAAGGAATTATAGGAAAGACAAAAAAGGAAAGTAAAAAATCGCTCTTACCTGATAAAAAGTTGCTGCCGCCTGATATGAAATTGCAGCACTTTATTTACGGAATGGCTGGGATAGAGTATGTAAAACAAAGCCAAGAGACATTAAAAGAAAAGTTTGGGAACAATGAAATAAAAGGCATAAAGCTTGATAAGGTCTTCTATGACTTTCCGTTTGAGCATAATAAAAATAATGTACACGATGCTACAAATAAGCTTGAAGAAATAGGATTTGACATAGAATTAGCCATAGATAAAGATTTAGATATTACAAAATGTCTGCCCCAAAAAGCTAAGAATTTGCTTGTCAAGAGCCTTAGCGAGCTAAATGCGGGCAATATTAAGGAGTTTATGGTGAATGCAGAAACATATTATAATTCTCAAGCTGAAGAATACAGTAAAGTAAAGGATGGCTGTAGTTATTGTGGGTACACTAAGATTTGCAGGAGATATGTAGGTAAGGGGGTAATGGACAATGAATAG
- a CDS encoding WG repeat-containing protein: MDTIQKVFKKLSIFLVFAMVIGLMTPGVVLAKKKDYKVYEDYGDGLIAVYKGKKYGVVNKKGKIVIPIVYQEIIREYDVISLKDNYFVKKAGKWGLVNKQNKVLIKLQYDNIERFEDKHYIVRKKDKRGDVYYGIIKSNNKVVLPIKYSDIGILYDGWAFVKKGKKYGFINDKIKTIIKPQYDFVSRYIDEGYASVVKSGHYGIINKKNKVIIPFEYDHIGDTYFNYGYIIASKSGKTGIIDTKNKVIIPFEYDSIEAVDFENGFIGAIKSDKYGYINMENKVVIPFEYEGGMEFAEGLAGVSKDGKWGFINKNNKVIIPFEYDGAWGFSEGLAKVKKADKYGFIDKTGKVIVPFEYDDANSFIGESAPVEKGGKAGTVDKNGVFTPYED, translated from the coding sequence ATGGATACTATACAGAAAGTTTTTAAGAAATTAAGCATATTTTTAGTCTTTGCAATGGTAATAGGACTTATGACTCCTGGAGTAGTCTTAGCAAAGAAAAAGGACTATAAGGTGTATGAAGATTATGGTGATGGTTTGATTGCGGTTTATAAAGGAAAGAAATATGGAGTAGTAAATAAAAAAGGCAAAATTGTCATTCCAATTGTATATCAGGAGATAATAAGAGAATATGATGTAATTTCACTAAAAGATAATTACTTTGTAAAAAAAGCTGGTAAATGGGGATTAGTAAATAAGCAGAATAAGGTTTTGATTAAACTTCAGTATGATAATATAGAAAGGTTTGAAGATAAGCATTACATTGTGCGCAAAAAAGATAAACGGGGTGATGTTTATTATGGAATTATTAAGAGCAATAACAAAGTTGTATTACCAATAAAGTACAGTGATATTGGAATATTATATGACGGCTGGGCTTTTGTTAAAAAAGGCAAGAAGTACGGGTTTATAAATGATAAAATTAAAACTATAATAAAGCCTCAGTATGACTTTGTATCAAGATATATTGATGAAGGATATGCATCTGTTGTAAAGTCAGGACACTATGGAATAATCAACAAGAAAAACAAGGTAATTATCCCATTTGAATATGATCATATAGGTGATACGTATTTCAATTATGGTTATATTATAGCTTCTAAATCAGGTAAAACAGGTATCATAGATACAAAAAATAAAGTAATTATACCTTTTGAATACGATAGCATTGAAGCAGTAGATTTTGAAAATGGTTTCATAGGTGCCATAAAATCAGATAAATACGGATACATAAATATGGAAAATAAGGTAGTAATTCCTTTTGAATATGAGGGAGGAATGGAATTCGCCGAAGGGTTGGCTGGTGTTAGTAAAGATGGCAAATGGGGCTTTATTAATAAAAATAATAAAGTAATAATTCCTTTTGAGTATGATGGCGCCTGGGGCTTTAGTGAAGGGCTTGCAAAAGTAAAGAAGGCTGATAAATATGGCTTTATTGATAAGACCGGTAAGGTGATTGTTCCGTTCGAGTATGATGACGCAAATAGCTTTATTGGTGAAAGTGCTCCTGTAGAAAAGGGAGGGAAAGCAGGTACTGTAGATAAAAACGGAGTGTTCACTCCTTATGAGGATTAG